The window aatttataaacattgttattctaatttttttttttttttggcattgcaCATTGTCTGGAGTATTATGAGGCTAGCTTAACTTTTTACTCATTTAAAtgacacattttttcttttttttgcctacCTCAGTGTCTCAGGAAATATTTCTTGTCTTGAAAACTTAGCAtaattaagactttttaaaaaagattactaCTAATTTAGCTTATATTAATATTTGCCTGTGATATGCTGTGCCTTACTACTTGCAGATTCAGGTTTTCCTTTATTTactgaaatgaaattttattatgtATGTAAATATTCTGTATGAGTTCAGTACTTAAGGTTAAATAACTTTTGTTGAATAATCATTGTCTGTTCCTTATGCCGATCTCCTTTCCCCCGCCCCACCCAAGtcaataatcttttttttaattgcatttatctttctgccattttcttctattttatttttttctgacattAATCTCAGTTTTATGTCACTTTAGCTGACTTGTGTCATTCAAGTAATCTGTCCAATCATCTGATACtctttcatctataaaacagaacaaGCATGACCTGTGGTGGTCACCTGTGGCCCATATATTCTGTTTTCACTAACTTAGTTGCGTGCTTGTCAAGACTAAGTTGTGCTTTTTCTCAAACACATTTTACATGTTGTGGAAGTTATGATTACATTATTTgattaagcatttttaaaaattcagttaacaTGTAAAAGCAAGGGAGATGTTtctataaaacataattttatgctTTTGCAAAATTTGATGAAGGtaaattcctgaaaaaaaaattgctatgaaATCTGACACAACTGGCATCAATAAAATGTAAACAACTTAGTAGATTCCCCAAAGGATTCTGCCCTCAGTTTGTTTCACAGTTGTTTTgaagtttttgtttcttaatgGAAATTAATAATGacgaaaaaaattgaagaggaactaatctGCAGACCtctactgggaaaaaaagaatctttatcCATATAGCAAATATAAGCAAATAAACATACGTTTTTATgtttgaaagtaaaatatttaaatgtttgtaGATGATAATTGGGCTTctctcggttggtaaagaatccacctgcaatgcaggagaccccagttccattcctgggtccaaaagatccactggagaagggataggctgcacccactccagtattcttggacttcccttctgactcagctggtaaagaatctgcctgcaatgccagagacctgggttcaatccctgggttgggaagttcccctagagaaaggaaagactacccaatccagtatgctatcttggagaattccatggactatatagtccatggggttgcaaagagttggacatgactgagtgactttcactttcacttttcagatgatAAATTATTTCTGTACTCCTGGAAACATGAAATTAAACTTATGTGTTCTTAATGAATTTTTTCTTTAGCTCTGTATTACAATGGGGAGATCTCTTTATGTTGTTGGATGTAGTTggagttttcattgttttatagaATTCCATTGTTTATCAGTTAGCGTCTTGTTTCCTCtcaagtttgttttctctatttctttcagtttctttaagTCACAGTCTATTGGTGCTAGTGTGATCATGGCTTTTCTGGAGAATATCAAAGGGAGATATCAAAATGGAAATCTCtagttgtttattttgcttttgacaGGAACATCCACATTTGATGATGGCTTTTCTCAACATTTTCCCAGAGTGAAACCTCCTCCTCTCTTATCTGcctttcttccctccccccaaccccaaccccaacaatGGAGATTAGGAAAAAGCATGGAGATTGTGTTAATAAGGATTCTGAGGATTTTTGtttaccctctttttttttttcctagtgaagACTTTGGATTGGTGTGATGGGAACAATGTTGTCATGAACTTTGTCTTGTTTGCTGTTTTGTGCTGGTAGTGCCTTATGTTTGTTGAGTCccttctttttaaatgaatattgaaCTTTGTTAAATTTTCAGAGGAGTTTCTTAACCCAGTTTTATTTTGCCATCCTCAGTAGGATATTTTCCCTTAAGTATTTCCTATTATCTGACATCCCTGATTATCTTCACTGCTCTATATTTCTAACATCTATATCTGTTATTTAAATGATGAAAACTTTAATATTAAATTGTCAGAGTGTTGCTGTGAATCTTCTCTTTTTAGCCATAACTCATAATCTTCTCTTATAAGCCATTATCATATAAAatcttttaattatgaaaatatctttaaaaatcccAAGGAAcagttttgagtttatcttttaaTCTTCATTTGGGATCCATGTCCATATGAATGTTTTATAATAGAACTCATTATAATAATGATCTGTTGCTTGCTATGGGCCTGGGAATATATTTTGAAGCTTATAtgcctcattttatttaattcccttgtaaactccaagagacaggACCTAATGTAAAGATtgggaaactgaagcttagagagaagagagaaattagTGTCACAGGGTCATACATGTCTTTAAATCTGGGTTAGGCCACTTAGATTGAACTCCTAGTGACTGTGCTATATACTTCTTTCAGCTTTCATTTCAATGGTCATACaactttttaaatacattaaaccTTTCAAAACACTGAACAAAGAGCAAATAagtatgattctttttttaatttaaatttatttattttaattggaggctaattactttacaatattgtattggttttgccgtacatcaacatgaatccaccacaggtgtacacgtgttccccatcttgaacccccctcccacctccttccccgtaccatccctctgcgtcatcccagtgaaccagccccaACCATCCTGTATCcagcatcaaacctggactggtgattcatttcttacatgatattatacatgtttcaatgccattcacccaaatcatcacaccctctccctctcccacagagtccagaagactattctatacatctgtgtctcttttgctgtcttgcatacagggttattgttaccatctttctaaattccatatatatgcattagtatactggagaaggcaatggcaccccactccagtactcttgcctggcaaatcgcatagacggaggagcctggtaggctgcagtccatgggaacgctgagggtcggacatgactaagcgacttcactttcacttttcactttcatgcattggagaaggaaatggcaacccactccagtgttcttgcctggagaatcctagggacgggcgagcctggtgggctgccgtctctggggtcgcacagagtcggacaagagtgaagcgacttagcagcagcagcatacaatattgttgtttttctttctggcttacttcattctgtataatcggctctggtttcatccacctcattagaactgattcaagtgtattctttttaatggctgagtaagacAGCAGGTGttgcaagaaggcatcagagggcagacacactgaaaccatactcacagaaaactagtcaaactaatcacactaggaccacagccttgtctaactcaatgaaacaaaaCCATGCCCGTGGtacaacccaagatgggcgggtcatggtggagagatctgacaaaatgtggtccactggagaagggaatggcaaaccatttcagtattcttgccttgagaacaccatgaacagtatgaaaaggcaaaattataggatactgaaagagaaaaccccaggtcagtaggtgcccaatatgctactggagatcagtggagaaataactccagaaagaataaagggatggagccaaagcaaaaagaatacccagctgtggatgtgactggtgatagaagcaaggtccgatgctgtaaagagcaatattgcataggaacctggaatgttaggtccatcaatcaaggcaaattggatgtggtaaaacaagagatggcaagagtgaatgtcgacattctaggaatcagcgaactgaaatggactggaatgggtgaatttaactcagatgaccattatatctactactgcaggcacgaatccctcagaagaaatggagtggccatcatggtcaacaaaagagtccaaaatgcagtacttggatgcaatctcaaaaatgacagaatgatctctgttcgtttccaaggcaaaccattcaatagcacagtaatccaagtctatgccccaaccagtaacactgaagaagctgaagttgaacagttctatgaagacctccaagaccttttagaactagcacccaaaaaagatgtccttttcattataggggactggaatgcaaaagtaggaagtcaagaaatacctggagtaacaggcaaatttggccttggaatacagaatgaagcaggccaaagactaatagagttttgccaagaaaatgcactggtcatagcaaacaccctcttccaacaacacaagagaagactctacacatggacatcaccagatggtcaacaccgaaatcagattgattatactctttgcagccaaagatggagaagctctatacagtcaacaaaaacgagaccaggagctgactgtggctcagatcatgaactccttattgccaaattcagactgaaattgaagaaaatagggaaaaccattagaacattcaggtatgacataaatcaaaccccttatgattatacagtggaagtgagaaatagatttaagggcctagatctgatagatagagtgcctgatgagctatggaatgaggttcatgacattgtacaggagatagggatcaagaccatccccatggaaaaaaaatgcaaaaaaagcaaaatggctgtctggggaggccttacaaatagctgtgaaaagaagagaagcaaaaagcaaagcagcaaaggaaagatataggcatctgaatgcagagttccaaagaatagcaagaagagataagaaaaccttcctcagcgatcaatgcaaagaaatagaggaaaacaatagaatgggaaagactagaaatctcttcaagaaaattagagataccaagggaacatttatgcaaagatgggctcgataaaggacagaaatggtatggacctaacagaagcagaagatattaagaagaggtggcaagaatacacagaagaactgtacaaaaaagatcctcataaCGCAgatatcacgatggtgtgatcactgacctagaaccagacatcctggaatgtgaagtcaaatgggccttagaaagcatcactacaaataaagctagtggaggtgatggaattccagtggagctatttcaaatcctgaaagatgatgctgtgaaagtgctgcactcaatacgccagcaaatttggaaaactcagcagtggccacaggactggaaaagatcagttttcattccaatcccaaagaaaggcaatgccaaagaatgctcagactactgcacaattgcactcatcttacacgctagtaaagtaatgctcaaaattcttcaagccaagcttcagcaatatgtgaactgtgaacttccagatgttcaagctggttttagaaaaggcagaggaaccagagatcaaattgccaacatccgctggatcatcgaaaaagcaagagagttccagaaaaacatctatttctgctttattgactatgccaaaacctttgtgtggatcacaataaactggggaaaattctgaaagagatgggaataccagaccacctgatctgcctcttgagaaatttgtgtgcaggtcaggaagcaacagttagaactggacatggatcaacagactggttccaaataggaaaaggagtacgtcaaggctgtatattgtcaccctgtttatttaacttatatgcagagtacatcatgagaaacgctgggctggaagaaatacaagctggaataaagatttctgggagaaatatcaataacctcagatatgcagatgacaccacctttatggcagaaagtgaagaggaactaaaaagctcttgatgaaagtgaaagtggagagtgaaaaagttggcttaaggctcaacattcagaaaacgaaggtcatggcatccggtcccatcacttcatgggaaatagatggggaaacagtggaaacagtgtcagaatttattttggggggctccaaaatcactgcagatggttactgcgccatgaaattaaaagacacttactccttggaaggaaagttatgaccaacctagatagcatatcaaaagaagagacatcactttgccaacaaaggttcgtctagtcaaggctatggtttttcctgtggtcatgtatggatgtgagagttggactgtgaaaaaggatgagcactgaagaattgatgcctttgaactgtggtgttggagaagactcttgagagtcccttggactgcaaggagatccaaccagtccattctgaaggagatcagccctgggatttctttggaaggaatgatgctaaagctgaaactccagtactttggccacctcatgcaaagagtttactcatttgaaaagactctgatgctggtagggattgggggcaggaggagaaggagacgacagaggatgagatggctggatggcatcactgactcgatgcacgtgagtctgagtgaactctgggagttggtgatcgacagggaagcctggcgtggtgcgattcatgggttcccaaagagtcggacacgactgaacgactgaatgactgaactgaactgaactgaattctccaTTGtgatatgtaccatagctttcttacccattcatctgctgatggacttctcggttgcttccatgtcttggctattataaacagtgctgtgatgaacattggggtacacgtgtctctttcaattctcatttccttggtgtgtgtgcccaacagtgggattgctgggtcataaggcagttctatttccagtttttaaggaatctccaccctgctctccatagtggctgtactagtttgcattcccaccaacagtgtaagagggttcccttttctccacaccctctccagcatttattgcttgtagacttttggatcgcagccattctgactggtgtgaaatggtacctcatagtggttttgatttgcatttctctgataatgagtgatgttgagcatcttttcatgtgtttgttagccatctgtatgtcttctttggagaaatgtctatttagttctttggcccattttttgattgggtcatttatttttctggaattgagctgtaggagttgcttgtatatttttaagactagttctttgtcagttgcctcgtttgctattattttctcccattctgaatgctgtcttttcaccttgcttagagtttcctttgatgtgcagaagcttttaattttaattaggtcccatttgtttatttttgcttttatttccagtattctgggaggtgggtcatagagggtcctgctatgatttatgtcggagagtgttttgcctatgttttcatctaggagttttatagtttctggtcttatgtttagatctttaatccattttgactttatttttgtgtattgtgttagaaagtgttctagtttcattcttctacaagtggttgaccggttttcccagcaccacttattaaagagattgtctctaatccattgtatattcttgcctcctttgtcatatatAAGGTATCcttaggtgtgtggatttatctctgggctttctattttgttccattgatccatatttctgtctttgtgcaagtaccatactgtcttgatgactgtggctttgtggtagagcctgaagtcaggtaggttgtttcctccagtttcattcttctttctcaagattgctttggctttcaaggttttttgtatttccatacaaattgtgaaattatttgttctagctctgtgaaaaataccgttggtagcttgatagggattgcattgaatctatagattgctttgggtagtatactcattttcactatactgattcttctgatccgtgaacatggtatatttctccatctattagagtcctctttgatttctttcaccagtgttttatagttttctatatataggtctttagtttctttaagtagatatattcctaagtattttattcttttcattgcaatggttaatggaattgtttccttaatttctctttctattttcgcATTATCAGTGTAGTGTATAGTAATACAAgcgatttctgtgtgttgattttatatcctgcaactttactacattcattgattagctctagtaattttctggtggtatctttagggttttctatgtagagggtcatgtcatctgcaaacagtgagagttttccttgttcttttccaatttgtattcattttatttctttttctgctctgattgctgtggccaaaacttccaaaactatgttgaatagtagtggtgaaagtgggcacccttgtcttgttcctgactttagaggaaatgctttcaatttttcaccattgaggataatgtttgctgtggatttgtcatatatagcttttattatgttgaggtatgttccttctcttcctgctttctggagagtttttatcataaatggatgttgaattttgtcaaaggctttctctgcatctattgagataatcatatggcttttatttttcaatttgttaatgtggcatattacattgattgatttgtggatattgaagaatccttgcatccctgggataaagcccacttggtcatggtgtatgatctttttaatgtgttattgcattctgattgctagaattttgttaaggatttttgcatctatgttcatcagtgatattggcctggagttttctttttttttttgtggtatttTTGTTAGGTTTtgctattagggtgatggtggcctcatagaatgagtttggaagtttaccttcctctgcaattttctggaagagtttgagcaggataggtgttagctcttctctaaatttttggtagatttcagctgtgaagccatctggacctgggcttttgtttgctggaagatttctgattacagtttcaatttccgtgcttgtgatgggtctgttaagattttctatttcttcctggttcagttttggaaagttgtacttttctaagaatttgtccatttcttccacgttgtccattttattggcatataattgctgatagtagtctcttatgatcctttgtatttctgtgttgtctgttgtgatctctccattttcatttcaaattttattgatttgatttttctccctttgtttcttgatgagtctggctaatggtttgtcaattttatttatcctttcaaagaaccagcttttggctttgttgatttttgctatggtctcttttgtttcttttgcatttatttccgccctaatttttaagatttctttccttctactaaccctggggttcttcatttcttccttttctagttgctttaggtgtagagttaggttatttatttgacttttttcctgtttcttgaggtatgcctgtatcactatgaactttccccttagcactgcttttacagtgtcccacaggttttgttgtgttttcattttcgttcgtttctatgcatattttgatttcttttgtggtttattggttattcagcagcgtgttgttcagcttccatatgttggaatttttaataatttttctcctgtaattgagattgcattgtggtcagaaaagatgcttggaatgatttcaatttttttgaatttaccaaggctagatttatgggcCAGAATgagatctgtcctggagaaggttccgtgtgtgcttgagaaaaaggtgaaattcattgttttagggtgaaatgtcctatagatatcaattaggtctaaccggtctattgtatcattaaagtttgtgtttctttgttaattttctgtttagttgatctagccataggtgtgagtagggtattaaagtctcccactattattgtgttattgttaatttcccctttcatacttgttagcatttgtcttacatatggtggtgctcctatgttgggtgcatatatatttataattgttatatcttcttcttggattgatcctttgatcattatgtagtgtccttctttatctcttttcacagcctttgttttaaagtctattttatctgatatgagtattgctactcctgctttcttttggtctctatttgcatggaaaatctttttccagtccttcactttcagtcagtatgtgtcccctgttttgaggtgggtctcttgtagacaacatatataggggtcttgtttttgtatccattcagccagtctttgtcttttggttggggcattcaacccatttacgtttaaggtaattattgataagtatgatcccgttgccatttactttattgttttgggttcgagtttatacaccctttttgtgtttcctgtctagagaagatcctttagcatttgttggagagcttgtttggtggtgctgaattctctcagcttttgcttttctgtaaagcttttgatttctccttcatatttgaatgagatccttgctgggtacaataatctggggtgtaggttattttccttcatcactttaagtatgtcttgccattccctcctggcctgaagagtttctattgaaagatcagctgttatacttattggaatccccttgtgtgttatttgtttattttcccttgctgcttttaatatttgttctttgtgtttgatctttgttaatttgattaatatgtgtcttggggtgtttcgccttgggtttatcctgtttaggactctctgggtttcttggagttgggtgattatttctttccccattttagggaagttttcaactattatctcaagtgttttctcacggtctttctttttgtcttcttctgggactcctatgattcgaatgttggggtgtttaatatTGCCCTGGagatctctgagattgtcctcatttcttttaattcgtttttcttttttcctctctgattcatttatttctaccattctatcatCTTCTACTttactaatcctatcttctgcctccattattctactatttgttgcctccatagtgtttttgatctcatttattgcattattcattatatattgactctttttatttcttctaggtccttgttaaacctttcttgcatcttctcaatccttgtctccaggctatttatctgtgatttatctgtgattccattttgatttcaagattttggatcatcttcactatcattatttggaattctttatcaggtagattccctatctcttcctcttttgttttggagggtatttatcctgttcctttacctgctgtgtattcctgtctcttcatcttgtttatattgctgagcttggggtggcctttctgtattctggcagtttgtggagttctctttattgtggagtttcctcactgtgggtggggttgtacgggtggcttgtcaagctttcttggttagggaagcttgtgtcggtgttctgatgggtggagctggatttcttctctctggagtgcaatgacgtgtccagtaatgagttatgagatgtcaatggttttggagtaactttgggcagcctgtatattgaagctcagggctgtgttcctgtgttgctggagaatttgcgcggtatgtcttgctctggaacttgttgtcccttgggtggtgcttggtttcagtgtagatatgaagatatttgatgagctcctatcgattaatgttgcctggagtcaggagttctctggtgttctcaggatttggacttaagcctcctgcttctggttttcagtcttatttttacagtagtctcaagacttctccttctatacagcaccattgataaaacatctaggttaaagatgaaaagttctccacagtgagggacacccagagagtttcacagagttacatggagaagagaagagggaggagggagttagaagtGACCCGAATGAGGTGagatggaatcaaaagaggagagagcaagctagctagtaatcacttccttatgtgtgctccacagtctggaccattcagagatgttcatggagttatacagagaagagaagagggaggaaggagacagaagtggccaggaggataacaggggggaatcaaaaggagagagacagatccagccagtaatcagttccctaagtgttctccaccatctggaacacagagattcacagagttgggtagagaagagaagcaggatggaggagacagaggcaaccttatggagaaaaaggagcatCCAAAGGGGGAGAAAGCAGTCAGCcggtaatctcgctcccaagtaaaaatgggtactgaagattgggttcttaaaggtacaaaactgaTACCAAATACCAaaaggcaaagattaaaaatctagagaagaGGTTGGatattcaaaaatacaatgttaaagaaaagatgaaaaaaagaaaaaaaaagtcacaaaaattattttaaaaatatatatatatgaagtttgcttttaaaaaaaagggtctttttttttttctttgcaaagtaatagtaggttataaaaatgaaaattaaaggagtaatagaggacttaaaattt of the Bubalus kerabau isolate K-KA32 ecotype Philippines breed swamp buffalo chromosome 3, PCC_UOA_SB_1v2, whole genome shotgun sequence genome contains:
- the LOC129647308 gene encoding craniofacial development protein 2-like encodes the protein VDVTGDRSKVRCCKEQYCIGTWNVRSINQGKLDVVKQEMARVNVDILGISELKWTGMGEFNSDDHYIYYCRHESLRRNGVAIMVNKRVQNAVLGCNLKNDRMISVRFQGKPFNSTVIQVYAPTSNTEEAEVEQFYEDLQDLLELAPKKDVLFIIGDWNAKVGSQEIPGVTGKFGLGIQNEAGQRLIEFCQENALVIANTLFQQHKRRLYTWTSPDGQHRNQIDYTLCSQRWRSSIQSTKTRPGADCGSDHELLIAKFRLKLKKIGKTIRTFRYDINQTPYEAEDNSNGTGQRSKNRNRTIPSVKMELYS